Below is a genomic region from Ketogulonicigenium vulgare WSH-001.
CGGCCCAAGGGCGGGGTGGGGCAGGGCGCGCGCGCCCTGCTGGCTGCGCTGCCGCAATTGCTGGGTGAGGCGCAATAATGGATCGTCGTCTGACCCCCGCCAACACGCGTGTCGCCGCTGAATATCTGCGCGGCAAGGTCGAGGCCGCCAGCTTTGTCACCGGCACCCCGGCCCGCGTCACGCGGCCTGTGGCCGATCTGCTGGATCAGCCCGCCGGCAAGCGCGAGCGTCAGGTGCTGTTCGGCGCGGCGGTCACCGTTTACGAGGTGATCGACGGTTGGGCCTTTGTGCAGGCCGCGCGTGATGGCTATGTCGGGTACATTGCGGCCGATTGCATTGGCGACGCGCGCCAAGCGACCCACCGTGTCGCCACGATGGCCACGCATGTTTATCCCGATGCCAATATCAAACTGCATGAGGTGATGCACCTTTCGCTGGGGGCCGAGGTGACGGTGATCGCCGAGCTGCCAAAGTTTTTCGAGACGCCCGAAGGGTTTATCTTTAAATCCCACCTGCGCCCGCTGGTCCAGCCATTCCAAGATCCGGTCACCGTGGCGCAGATGCTGTTCGGCGTGCCCTATCTGTGGGGCGGCAATTCATCATTGGGGATCGACTGTTCGGGCACGGTGAATATGGCATTGACCCTCTGCGGTATCGCCTGTCCGGGTGACGCTGACCTGCAAGAGGCAGCGCTGGGCACCGCTTTGCCGCTTGATGCGCCCCTGCAGCGCGGTGATCTGATCTTTTGGAAGGGGCATGTGGCGCTGATGGTGGATGCAGATACGATGATCCACGCCAACGGCAATGACATGGCAGTGCGCTATGAAAACTATGCCTCGGCGGTGAAACGGATCGAGGTGCAGGGCGGCGGCCCCGTGACATCCATCAAGCGGCTTTAATCAATCAGGCGCGGCTTGCCCTCTAGCACTTTTAACACGGCTTGCAGGTCATTGCCGCGCCGCAGCACCTGACCCTCGGCGCCGATTACCGCATATTGCCCCTGCCGCATCCGCAGCTTTGGCCGTTTTTCAATGCGATAGACCGGCGTTTCCGCTGCGCGGCGAAAGATCGAGAAAATCGCCACATCGCGCAAATTGGCGATGCCGTAATCACGCCATTCGCCCGCCGCCACATTGCGGCCATAGACATTCAGGATCGGTTGCAGCTCGGTGCGATGAAACGCCACCTGCTCAACCGCACCGGGTGCAAAGGGGATCGTTTGGTTCATGTCAAAATGATGACTCTGCCCGCGCCCCTTGGCAAGTCTCAGCCGCAGGTGATGCG
It encodes:
- a CDS encoding C40 family peptidase, with amino-acid sequence MDRRLTPANTRVAAEYLRGKVEAASFVTGTPARVTRPVADLLDQPAGKRERQVLFGAAVTVYEVIDGWAFVQAARDGYVGYIAADCIGDARQATHRVATMATHVYPDANIKLHEVMHLSLGAEVTVIAELPKFFETPEGFIFKSHLRPLVQPFQDPVTVAQMLFGVPYLWGGNSSLGIDCSGTVNMALTLCGIACPGDADLQEAALGTALPLDAPLQRGDLIFWKGHVALMVDADTMIHANGNDMAVRYENYASAVKRIEVQGGGPVTSIKRL
- a CDS encoding DUF2794 domain-containing protein — its product is MNQTIPFAPGAVEQVAFHRTELQPILNVYGRNVAAGEWRDYGIANLRDVAIFSIFRRAAETPVYRIEKRPKLRMRQGQYAVIGAEGQVLRRGNDLQAVLKVLEGKPRLID